The proteins below come from a single Dryobates pubescens isolate bDryPub1 chromosome 16, bDryPub1.pri, whole genome shotgun sequence genomic window:
- the HDAC3 gene encoding histone deacetylase 3: MAKTVAYFYDPDVGNFHYGAGHPMKPHRLALTHSLVLHYGLYKKMIVFKPYQASQHDMCRFHSEDYIDFLQRVSPNNMQGFTKSLNAFNVGDDCPVFPGLFEFCSRYTGASLQGATQLNNKICDIAINWAGGLHHAKKFEASGFCYVNDIVIGILELLKYHPRVLYIDIDIHHGDGVQEAFYLTDRVMTVSFHKYGNYFFPGTGDMYEVGAESGRYYCLNVPLRDGIDDQSYKHLFQPVINQVVDYYQPTCIVLQCGADSLGCDRLGCFNLSIRGHGECVEYVKSFNIPLLVLGGGGYTVRNVARCWTYETSLLVDEAISEELPYSEYFEYFAPDFTLHPDVSTRIENQNSRQYLDQIRQTIFENLKMLNHAPSVQIHDVPSDLLSYDRTDEPDPEERGSEENYSRPEAANEFYDGDHDNDKESDVEI, translated from the exons ATGGCGAAGACCGTGGCCTATTTCTACGACCCGGACGTGGGCAACTTCCACTACG GAGCGGGGCACCCCATGAAGCCGCATCGCCTGGCGCTCACccacagcctggtgctgcacTACGGCCTCTACAAGAAGATGATC GTCTTCAAGCCCTACCAGGCCTCCCAGCACGACATGTGCCGCTTCCACTCCGAGGACTACATCGACTTCCTGCAGAGGGTCAGCCCCAACAACATGCAGGGCTTCACCAAGAGCCTCAATGCCTTCAACGTGGGGGATGACTG cccagtgtTCCCAGGCCTCTTTGAGTTTTGCTCTCGCTACACCGGGGCCTCCCTGCAAGGAGCCACGCAGCTGAACAACAAG ATCTGTGACATTGCAATAAActgggcaggagggctgcaccATGCCAAGAAGTTTGAG gcttctGGGTTCTGTTATGTGAATGACATCGTTATTGgcatcctggagctgctcaa gtaCCACCCTCGAGTCCTCTACATCGACATCGACATCCACCACGGGGACGGGGTGCAGGAGGCCTTCTACCTGACCGACCGCGTCATGACCGTCTCCTTCCACAAGTATGGCAACTACTTCTTCCCTGGCACAG gtgACATGTACGAGGTGGGCGCCGAGAGCGGGCGCTACTACTGCCTCAACGTGCCCCTCCGAGATGGCATCGATGACCAAA GTTACAAAcacctcttccagcctgtcatTAACCAGGTGGTGGATTACTACCAGCCCACCTGCATCGTGCTGCAG TGCGGCGCCGACTCGCTGGGCTGTGACCGCTTGGGCTGCTTTAACCTCAGCATCAGAGGCCATGG GGAGTGTGTGGAGTATGTGAAGAGCTTCAACATCCCCTtgctggtgctgggaggaggtggCTACACGGTGCGCAACGTGGCCCGGTGCTG GACTTATgagacctccttgctggtgGATGAAGCCATAAGTGAAGAGCTGCCCTACAGCG AGTACTTCGAGTACTTCGCCCCAGACTTCACTTTGCATCCTGATGTCAGCACCAGGATTGAAAACCAGAACTCCAGGCAG TACCTGGATCAGATCAGGCAGACCATATTTGAGAACCTGAAGATGCTGAACCACGCTCCCAGCGTGCAGATCCACGACGTGCCCTCGGACCTGCTCAGCTACGACCGCACCGACGAGCCGGACCCGGAGGagagaggctctgaggagaactACAGCAG gcCTGAAGCTGCCAACGAGTTCTACGACGGCGACCACGACAACGACAAAGAGAGCGACGTGGAGATCTGA